Proteins encoded in a region of the Mycolicibacterium duvalii genome:
- the aztB gene encoding zinc ABC transporter permease AztB translates to MTLDWWTAPFEAEVVTRALVAGVVAACLCALVGCWIVLRGSVFLGEAMTHGMLPGVAVAALLGVSLMVGGMIAALAMAVGIAAIGRSSKLSSDTSIGLLLVGMLALGVIIVSRSQGFAVDLTGFLFGDVFAVRAADLVVLAGALAVTAAAAALGHRAFVAVTFDPRKATTLGLRPQLAISALTVLMAVAMVASFHVVGTLLVLGLLVAPPATALAWARSIPTVMVLAAMIGSAAVYLGLLLSWHAGTAGGATIAGVAVLIFFVSTLVRQLANATMLKRTAVAALSLGVAVGCASDGASSPPVQSLGAGEDEVVVEGARELDGALTRLVLVDPETGDTAVYDAIDEAETRVGSFGAVDEIAGDGRFAYLRTGQSTTIIDAGAWTFDHGDHYHYFASDIGEVGRLDAAVTSVGASNSTVVVETDGGAVRLLDREELGRRSVEAPVGLNIGDDVVAAVPYGTRVVTVARTGRLQVVDGSGATDLAGDCPDPSWSRPTRRAVVFGCGTGAVRITGGAGDLTVTAMPFPPDAPPERPQRIQHRDRADVFAGVSDGTVWVLDSRQRAWTVIPAPGAVAANTGGDGTVLVLHRDGTLSLFDVDSRTETARVPLFPGAVPAAGPQPVVDIDSDRAYVNNAAEQVVYEVDYADGLRIARTLHTEVAPGLMVETGR, encoded by the coding sequence ATGACCCTTGACTGGTGGACGGCGCCGTTCGAGGCGGAGGTGGTCACCAGGGCACTCGTCGCCGGCGTCGTCGCCGCGTGCCTGTGCGCGCTGGTGGGCTGCTGGATCGTGCTGCGTGGCAGTGTGTTCCTCGGCGAGGCGATGACGCACGGCATGTTGCCGGGTGTCGCCGTCGCGGCTCTGCTGGGTGTCAGCCTGATGGTCGGCGGGATGATCGCGGCATTGGCCATGGCCGTCGGTATCGCGGCCATCGGGCGTTCGTCGAAGCTGTCCTCGGATACCAGCATTGGGCTGCTGCTGGTGGGCATGCTCGCCCTGGGGGTCATCATCGTCTCGCGTTCGCAGGGCTTCGCGGTCGATCTCACCGGATTCCTGTTCGGCGATGTATTCGCCGTGAGGGCAGCAGATTTGGTTGTGCTGGCCGGAGCCCTGGCGGTTACCGCAGCGGCTGCGGCTCTCGGCCACCGTGCGTTTGTCGCGGTCACCTTCGACCCGCGCAAAGCCACCACTCTCGGACTCCGTCCGCAGCTGGCCATTTCCGCGCTGACGGTGCTGATGGCCGTGGCCATGGTGGCTTCGTTTCACGTCGTCGGGACTCTGCTGGTGCTGGGACTACTGGTCGCGCCACCGGCGACTGCCCTGGCCTGGGCTCGATCGATTCCGACGGTGATGGTGCTCGCCGCGATGATCGGTTCGGCTGCTGTTTACCTGGGCCTCCTGCTCTCGTGGCACGCCGGGACCGCGGGTGGTGCGACCATCGCGGGAGTCGCGGTCCTGATCTTCTTCGTCTCGACGCTGGTCCGGCAGCTCGCCAACGCAACGATGCTCAAACGCACTGCAGTGGCCGCGCTTTCGCTCGGCGTCGCAGTGGGATGTGCCAGCGACGGTGCCTCTTCGCCCCCGGTGCAGTCGCTCGGCGCGGGCGAAGATGAGGTCGTGGTAGAAGGCGCCCGGGAGCTCGACGGTGCGCTGACGAGGCTGGTGCTGGTCGACCCGGAAACCGGGGACACCGCAGTCTACGATGCGATCGACGAAGCCGAGACGCGCGTCGGCTCGTTCGGGGCCGTGGACGAGATCGCCGGTGACGGCCGATTCGCCTATCTTCGCACGGGCCAGAGCACGACCATCATCGACGCCGGCGCTTGGACGTTCGACCACGGCGATCACTATCACTACTTCGCGAGCGACATCGGCGAAGTCGGCAGACTCGACGCCGCAGTCACCTCGGTGGGCGCGAGCAACTCCACTGTGGTCGTCGAAACCGACGGCGGTGCAGTGCGATTGCTCGACCGGGAGGAACTGGGTCGCCGCTCGGTCGAAGCCCCGGTCGGCCTGAACATCGGCGACGACGTCGTTGCCGCGGTTCCGTACGGGACCCGGGTTGTCACGGTGGCCCGGACGGGTCGCTTGCAGGTCGTCGATGGCAGCGGCGCAACGGATCTCGCTGGTGATTGTCCCGACCCATCCTGGTCGAGGCCGACGCGGCGTGCCGTGGTGTTCGGCTGCGGCACCGGAGCGGTGCGGATAACCGGTGGGGCCGGAGATCTCACGGTGACGGCGATGCCGTTCCCGCCGGATGCCCCGCCGGAGCGGCCACAACGGATACAGCACCGGGATCGCGCAGACGTGTTCGCCGGTGTGTCCGACGGAACGGTCTGGGTGCTCGACAGTCGGCAGCGCGCGTGGACGGTCATCCCGGCGCCCGGCGCGGTAGCGGCCAACACGGGCGGTGACGGAACCGTCCTGGTGCTACACCGCGACGGCACGTTGAGCTTGTTCGACGTCGATTCCCGTACCGAGACGGCGCGGGTGCCTCTGTTCCCCGGCGCCGTTCCTGCCGCGGGGCCGCAGCCGGTGGTCGACATCGACTCTGACCGGGCCTATGTGAACAACGCCGCCGAACAGGTCGTCTACGAGGTGGACTATGCGGACGGACTACGCATCGCACGCACCCTGCACACCGAGGTCGCGCCAGGACTGATGGTGGAGACGGGACGGTGA
- a CDS encoding LacI family DNA-binding transcriptional regulator, with protein MPRSPTPRRRATLASLAAELKISRTTVSNAYNRPDQLSAELRERVLSTAKRLGYPGPDPVARSLRTRRAGAVGLLTTEPLNYSFSDPAALDFVAGLAESCEAAGQGLLLVAVGPNRSVSEGSAAVLAAGVDGFVVYSASDDDPYLPSVLQRQLPVVVVDQPKGVAGASWVGIDDRAAMRALAEYVIELGHREIALLTMRLDRARPPGGPGPALADTGRLRNPAFGVQAERIGGVCDAMAAAGLDPGALTIVESYDHGPASGGAAAEVALRSNANLTALMCTADVLALSAMDHLRARGIYVPGQMTVTGFDGVPEALRRGLTTVVQPSVDKGRRAGELLHLRSGVPVVEVLTTEVVRGRTAGPPA; from the coding sequence ATGCCCAGGAGTCCCACGCCGCGCCGGCGGGCCACCTTGGCTTCGTTGGCCGCCGAGCTCAAGATCTCGCGGACCACGGTCTCCAACGCCTACAACCGCCCCGACCAGCTGTCGGCGGAGTTGCGCGAGCGGGTGCTCTCGACGGCCAAGCGGCTCGGCTACCCCGGCCCCGACCCGGTGGCGCGCTCGCTGCGGACCCGCAGAGCCGGGGCGGTCGGCCTGCTGACCACCGAGCCGTTGAACTACAGCTTCAGTGACCCGGCAGCGTTGGATTTCGTTGCAGGACTGGCCGAATCGTGCGAGGCGGCCGGGCAGGGCCTACTCCTGGTCGCGGTCGGACCGAACCGCAGCGTCAGCGAGGGCTCGGCGGCGGTGCTGGCCGCCGGCGTCGACGGATTCGTCGTCTACTCGGCCTCCGACGACGACCCCTACCTGCCCTCGGTATTGCAGCGTCAGCTGCCGGTGGTCGTGGTCGACCAACCCAAGGGCGTCGCGGGCGCGTCGTGGGTGGGTATCGACGACCGAGCCGCGATGCGCGCTCTGGCGGAGTACGTGATCGAGCTGGGGCATCGTGAGATCGCGCTGCTGACAATGCGATTGGATCGCGCTCGGCCACCGGGCGGCCCCGGCCCGGCGCTGGCCGACACCGGCCGGCTGCGCAATCCCGCGTTCGGGGTGCAGGCCGAACGGATCGGTGGGGTGTGCGACGCGATGGCCGCCGCGGGTCTGGATCCGGGTGCGCTGACCATCGTCGAGAGCTACGACCACGGGCCGGCCTCCGGCGGCGCCGCGGCAGAGGTCGCGCTGCGGTCCAACGCGAACCTGACGGCGTTGATGTGCACCGCCGACGTACTGGCGCTCTCGGCGATGGACCACCTGCGGGCACGCGGCATCTACGTGCCGGGCCAGATGACCGTCACCGGATTCGACGGCGTGCCGGAGGCGTTGCGCCGCGGCCTGACGACGGTCGTGCAGCCCAGTGTCGACAAGGGCAGACGGGCAGGCGAACTGCTGCACCTACGGTCGGGAGTCCCGGTCGTCGAGGTGTTGACCACCGAAGTGGTGCGCGGCCGGACTGCAGGTCCGCCGGCCTAG
- a CDS encoding metal ABC transporter solute-binding protein, Zn/Mn family, whose protein sequence is MSACSAADEGATSAPPPTSSDCPAAPVKVVVSVDQWGDIVSQLGGQCATVTTIVASSSVDPHDFEPAPRDAALFEAAQLVVLNGGHYDEWAVKLAATSAPDAPVVNALEASGLGDQDHGHEHGPDDGHDHAGDTNPHVWYDPGAVTAVADNVTAELKRLSPEAADYFGERRSAFAASLTSYDEQIASIKAGASGKTYAATESVFDDMAAAVGLQNRTPEGYQAASANETEPSPADLDAFLRLLGDRGVDVLIYNTQTEGSVPEQIRSAAEDAGVPVVEVTETLPPDAESFQTWQMSQLRSLAGALGVSD, encoded by the coding sequence CTGTCCGCATGCTCGGCGGCCGACGAGGGCGCCACCTCGGCACCTCCGCCAACGAGCAGCGACTGTCCGGCGGCACCGGTCAAGGTCGTCGTGAGCGTCGACCAGTGGGGCGACATCGTCTCCCAGCTGGGCGGCCAGTGCGCGACGGTGACCACGATCGTCGCCAGTTCGTCGGTGGACCCCCATGACTTCGAACCCGCGCCCCGCGATGCCGCGCTGTTCGAAGCAGCGCAACTGGTCGTCCTCAACGGCGGCCATTACGACGAGTGGGCGGTGAAGCTGGCGGCCACGTCGGCCCCTGATGCGCCCGTGGTCAACGCGCTGGAAGCCAGTGGCCTCGGTGACCAGGACCACGGCCATGAGCATGGCCCCGACGATGGCCACGACCACGCCGGGGACACCAACCCCCACGTCTGGTACGACCCGGGTGCCGTGACCGCCGTCGCGGACAACGTCACCGCAGAGCTGAAACGACTCTCGCCGGAGGCGGCGGACTACTTCGGCGAACGCCGGTCCGCATTCGCGGCCTCGCTGACGTCGTATGACGAGCAGATCGCCTCGATCAAGGCAGGCGCATCCGGAAAGACCTATGCTGCCACGGAGAGCGTGTTCGACGACATGGCGGCTGCGGTCGGTCTGCAGAACCGGACGCCCGAGGGCTATCAGGCGGCGTCGGCCAACGAGACAGAACCATCGCCCGCCGATCTCGACGCGTTCCTGCGACTGCTCGGGGACAGGGGTGTCGATGTGTTGATCTACAACACTCAGACCGAAGGCTCGGTGCCGGAACAGATCCGCAGTGCCGCTGAGGATGCGGGGGTTCCGGTGGTCGAGGTCACCGAAACGCTTCCCCCCGATGCCGAATCGTTCCAGACGTGGCAGATGAGCCAACTCAGATCGCTCGCCGGGGCGTTGGGTGTCTCAGACTGA
- the aztD gene encoding zinc metallochaperone AztD encodes MKSTRWLYRVGALSCTAALLVACGGDNETADGTGPATETPAEGVSFEEPLVVTYDGGLYVLDGATLEVREDIPLDGFLRVNPAGDESHVLVTTDEGFRILDAGKGQLTDDTFPAAEAGHVVAHGERTVLFADGSGEITAFDPHDLGDGMPETEKFTTPQPHHGVAVVLSDGTLVHSLGDPESRTGAVALQGDREIARNDDCPGLHGETVVADEAVVLGCENGALIYAGGQFTKVPSPTPYGRIGNIKGHSDSPVALGDMKIDEDAELERPEQFSLIDTTTDTLNIVDLPASVSYSFRSLARGPQAEALILGTDGRLYVFDPVTGDTIKTVDVTGPWTEPDDWQDPRPTAFSRDDAVYVADPATRQIHLVDVQAGTVTASATLEQTPNEVSGAVGHHHH; translated from the coding sequence ATGAAAAGTACGCGGTGGCTGTACCGCGTCGGAGCACTGTCGTGCACCGCCGCACTCCTGGTGGCGTGCGGGGGCGACAACGAGACCGCCGACGGCACCGGTCCGGCGACCGAGACCCCCGCCGAGGGGGTCAGCTTCGAGGAGCCCCTGGTGGTCACATACGACGGCGGTCTGTATGTCCTGGATGGTGCGACCCTCGAAGTGCGGGAGGATATTCCCCTCGACGGATTTCTGCGGGTCAACCCGGCAGGTGACGAGTCGCATGTGCTGGTCACCACCGACGAGGGCTTCCGAATCCTGGATGCCGGCAAGGGCCAGTTGACCGACGACACGTTCCCCGCGGCTGAGGCCGGTCACGTGGTCGCGCACGGTGAACGCACGGTGTTGTTCGCCGACGGCAGCGGCGAGATCACCGCGTTCGACCCACACGATCTGGGTGACGGCATGCCCGAGACCGAGAAGTTCACCACGCCGCAGCCCCACCACGGTGTCGCCGTGGTCCTGTCCGACGGCACGCTGGTGCACAGCCTCGGTGATCCCGAGAGCCGTACGGGCGCGGTTGCGCTGCAGGGAGACCGCGAGATCGCTCGCAACGACGACTGTCCCGGACTGCATGGTGAAACAGTGGTCGCGGACGAAGCGGTCGTCCTCGGCTGCGAGAACGGAGCACTCATCTACGCGGGTGGACAGTTCACCAAAGTGCCCAGCCCCACACCCTACGGCCGCATCGGAAACATCAAGGGACATAGTGATTCTCCGGTGGCTTTGGGGGATATGAAGATCGACGAGGACGCTGAACTGGAACGTCCAGAGCAGTTCTCGCTGATCGACACGACCACCGACACGCTGAACATCGTCGACCTGCCCGCGTCGGTGAGCTACTCGTTCCGGTCGCTGGCCCGCGGTCCGCAGGCGGAGGCCCTGATCCTGGGGACAGACGGCAGGCTCTACGTGTTCGACCCGGTGACCGGAGACACGATCAAAACCGTCGATGTCACCGGCCCGTGGACCGAACCGGACGACTGGCAGGACCCTCGCCCGACCGCGTTCAGCCGTGACGACGCGGTCTATGTGGCGGATCCGGCCACCAGGCAGATTCACCTGGTCGACGTGCAGGCCGGGACGGTCACCGCGTCGGCGACGCTGGAGCAGACCCCCAACGAGGTCAGCGGCGCAGTCGGACATCACCACCACTGA
- the aztC gene encoding zinc ABC transporter substrate-binding protein AztC: MNRSPQVWIVALIAGLVTACGGNTGAGTEIIVTTNILGDVVRNIVGDAASVRVLMQPNADPHSFGLSAQDAAAMSEAGLIISNGLGLEENIARNVQSAAAQGVPTLAVGAHIDPIQYAEGGTAGAPDPHFWTDPHRMITAVDVIEEAILRDVGGVDAGDVTSHADAYRKQLDELGRSMAAGFDTIPAERRKLVTNHHVLGYLAQRFDFTVIGAIVPSGTTLAAPSPSDLQSLVGAIRSARVPAIFVDSSQPERLARVLADDAGIDVRIVALYSESLGPPGTPGATYLDMMRANTDAIVSGLR, encoded by the coding sequence GTGAATCGTTCGCCGCAGGTCTGGATCGTCGCGCTGATCGCTGGGTTGGTCACCGCATGTGGCGGCAACACCGGTGCCGGTACGGAGATCATCGTCACCACCAACATCCTCGGTGACGTCGTTCGCAACATCGTCGGCGACGCTGCGTCCGTACGCGTCCTGATGCAGCCGAACGCCGATCCGCACTCGTTCGGCCTCTCCGCGCAGGACGCTGCAGCGATGTCGGAGGCGGGGCTGATCATCTCCAATGGTCTGGGTCTGGAGGAGAACATCGCCCGCAACGTGCAAAGCGCGGCAGCTCAGGGTGTTCCGACGCTGGCCGTCGGCGCGCACATCGACCCGATCCAGTACGCGGAGGGCGGCACCGCCGGTGCGCCGGATCCGCACTTCTGGACCGACCCGCACCGGATGATCACCGCCGTCGATGTCATCGAGGAGGCGATCCTGCGCGACGTCGGAGGTGTCGACGCGGGAGATGTGACTTCGCACGCCGACGCCTACCGCAAGCAGCTCGACGAACTCGGCCGATCCATGGCGGCAGGCTTCGACACGATCCCCGCCGAGCGGCGCAAGCTGGTGACCAATCACCACGTACTCGGTTATCTGGCGCAGCGATTCGATTTCACCGTGATCGGTGCGATCGTTCCCAGCGGTACCACGCTGGCCGCGCCGAGCCCCTCTGACTTGCAGTCCTTGGTGGGGGCCATCAGGTCGGCGCGCGTCCCCGCGATCTTTGTCGACTCCTCGCAGCCCGAGCGCCTGGCGCGGGTGCTTGCCGACGACGCGGGCATCGATGTCCGCATCGTCGCGCTCTACAGCGAATCGCTCGGTCCACCGGGCACGCCGGGCGCGACGTATCTGGACATGATGCGCGCGAACACCGACGCCATAGTCAGCGGTCTGCGATGA
- the kstR gene encoding cholesterol catabolism transcriptional regulator KstR, which produces MSGTSESAKVSPTPARESAGSESDSRPRQVMNVAVLAESELGSEAQRERRKRILDATLAIASKGGYEAVQMRAVAERADVAVGTLYRYFPSKVHLLVSALGREFERIDAKTDRSAFPAGATAYQRLNIMVGKLNRAMQRNPLLTEAMTRAFVFADASAAGEVDHVGKLMDSMFARAMSDGEPTEDQYHIARVISDVWLSNLLAWLTRRASATDVAKRLDLAVRLLIGDGEQPKI; this is translated from the coding sequence ATGTCCGGGACGTCTGAGTCAGCGAAGGTGTCGCCGACGCCTGCGCGCGAGTCCGCCGGCTCCGAGTCCGACTCGCGGCCACGGCAGGTGATGAACGTCGCGGTGCTGGCCGAGTCGGAGTTGGGTTCGGAAGCGCAGCGGGAGCGCCGCAAGCGCATCCTGGACGCCACGCTGGCGATCGCCTCCAAGGGTGGCTACGAGGCGGTTCAGATGCGCGCGGTGGCCGAACGCGCCGATGTCGCGGTCGGCACCCTGTACCGCTATTTCCCGTCCAAGGTTCACCTGCTGGTCTCCGCGCTCGGACGGGAGTTCGAACGTATCGACGCCAAGACCGACCGGTCGGCATTCCCGGCCGGCGCCACCGCCTATCAGCGGCTCAACATCATGGTCGGCAAACTCAACCGCGCGATGCAGCGCAACCCGCTGCTGACCGAGGCGATGACGCGCGCGTTCGTGTTCGCCGACGCATCGGCGGCCGGCGAGGTCGACCATGTCGGCAAGCTGATGGACTCGATGTTCGCGCGCGCGATGAGCGATGGCGAGCCGACGGAGGACCAGTACCACATCGCCCGGGTGATCTCCGATGTCTGGCTGAGCAATCTACTGGCCTGGCTGACCCGCCGGGCGTCGGCCACCGACGTCGCCAAGCGGCTCGACCTGGCCGTGCGCCTGCTCATCGGAGACGGCGAGCAGCCCAAGATCTGA
- a CDS encoding metal ABC transporter ATP-binding protein has protein sequence MSQTETALAFNDVSVVRGGRTVWSEATFDIPAGAVVAVIGTNGSGKTTLLQVVLGLMPCATGRVEVFGQPPGTANDQIGYVPQNYAATVGEAIRARDAVMLGLNGHRWGFGRTSRADRRRVDEALEAVAATAFADRRLSQLSGGQRQRVALAEALVGHPRMVILDEPLASLDLKSQQELVSLVQRVNRDFDVTVLLVAHDLNPLLPILTGAVYLLDGHAHYDSVEGVVDATLLTHLYGTQVDVVHTPQGELYVRRSS, from the coding sequence GTGTCTCAGACTGAGACAGCCCTGGCGTTCAATGACGTCAGCGTTGTCCGCGGCGGCCGCACCGTATGGTCGGAAGCGACATTCGACATCCCCGCCGGCGCGGTGGTCGCCGTCATCGGAACGAACGGCTCCGGCAAAACCACCCTGCTTCAGGTCGTCCTCGGTCTGATGCCGTGTGCCACCGGCCGTGTGGAGGTGTTCGGTCAGCCGCCCGGCACGGCCAACGACCAGATCGGCTACGTCCCGCAGAACTACGCGGCTACCGTCGGCGAGGCGATTCGGGCGCGCGACGCGGTGATGCTCGGTCTGAACGGCCACCGCTGGGGCTTCGGCCGCACGTCGCGGGCCGACCGCCGGCGCGTCGACGAGGCGCTCGAAGCCGTCGCCGCCACCGCGTTCGCCGACCGGCGCCTGTCGCAGTTGTCGGGCGGTCAGCGTCAGCGGGTGGCCCTCGCCGAGGCGCTGGTCGGCCACCCGCGGATGGTGATCCTCGATGAGCCCTTGGCGTCCCTGGACCTCAAGAGCCAGCAGGAACTGGTCAGCCTGGTGCAACGGGTCAACCGTGACTTCGACGTCACCGTCCTGCTCGTCGCCCACGACCTGAACCCGCTTCTGCCGATCTTGACCGGGGCGGTCTACCTGCTCGACGGGCATGCCCACTATGACTCGGTGGAGGGTGTTGTGGACGCCACCCTGCTCACCCACCTGTACGGCACACAGGTCGATGTCGTTCACACGCCGCAGGGTGAGCTGTACGTTCGGCGGTCCTCATGA
- a CDS encoding metal ABC transporter permease has translation MTTTLVALGYQENWWQILSSSFMRNALIGGTIVAVAAGLIGYFVVVRSTSFAAHALAHIGLPGATGAVLVGMPVAIGLGIFCVGGALVIGALGRRAGDREVATGTVLAMATALGLLFNSLATRSSSTMTNILFGNLLAITDEQIVSFTVLLAVLAVSIAVIYRPLLFTSVNAQVAEARGVPVRGLSIIFMVLLGLTVTMAVQAVGTLLLFALVVTPAAAAIMLTPRPALAIAVSTAISLLAVWLGLALSAIFNAPPSFVIVTIACGVWAVVWVLRRERSSADRVLTA, from the coding sequence ATGACGACGACGCTCGTAGCTCTGGGCTACCAGGAGAACTGGTGGCAGATTCTCTCGTCGAGCTTCATGCGCAACGCGTTGATCGGCGGCACCATCGTCGCGGTGGCCGCCGGACTGATCGGCTACTTCGTGGTGGTCCGCAGCACCTCGTTCGCCGCGCACGCACTCGCCCACATCGGACTGCCCGGCGCCACCGGTGCCGTGCTGGTCGGCATGCCGGTCGCGATCGGGTTGGGCATCTTCTGCGTCGGCGGCGCCCTGGTCATAGGTGCCCTCGGACGCCGCGCCGGGGACCGAGAGGTCGCCACCGGCACCGTGCTGGCGATGGCCACGGCACTGGGCCTCTTGTTCAACTCCCTGGCCACGCGTAGTTCCAGCACGATGACCAACATCCTGTTCGGGAACCTGCTCGCGATCACCGACGAACAAATCGTGTCGTTTACGGTGTTGCTTGCCGTGCTGGCCGTGAGCATCGCCGTGATCTACCGACCGCTGCTCTTCACGTCGGTCAACGCTCAAGTCGCCGAGGCGCGCGGCGTCCCGGTGCGGGGACTGTCCATCATCTTCATGGTCCTGTTGGGCCTCACGGTCACGATGGCCGTGCAGGCGGTCGGCACCCTACTGCTCTTCGCGCTGGTGGTCACGCCCGCTGCAGCGGCGATCATGCTGACTCCGCGCCCGGCGCTGGCCATCGCGGTCTCGACGGCGATCAGCCTGCTCGCAGTGTGGCTGGGGCTGGCGTTGTCGGCAATCTTCAACGCACCGCCCAGTTTCGTCATCGTCACCATCGCATGCGGCGTGTGGGCTGTGGTGTGGGTCCTCCGCCGTGAGCGGTCATCCGCCGATCGGGTGTTGACGGCGTAG